In Flavobacterium sp. WV_118_3, one DNA window encodes the following:
- a CDS encoding class I lanthipeptide encodes MKKENKSVLTFKKSSVAELDQTAMRNVVGGGTTIVEEQTTIICGDCIPVPGPIRTIIKAQF; translated from the coding sequence ATGAAAAAAGAAAACAAAAGCGTACTTACTTTTAAGAAAAGTTCAGTAGCAGAATTAGATCAAACAGCAATGCGCAACGTAGTAGGTGGTGGAACAACCATCGTTGAAGAGCAAACAACCATTATCTGTGGTGATTGTATTCCGGTTCCGGGACCCATCAGAACAATAATTAAAGCACAGTTCTAA
- a CDS encoding class I lanthipeptide translates to MKKGTTHQLTFQKRSITELNEQTMAAIAGGTLTPSSTTLITMTLQTITEKFDNN, encoded by the coding sequence ATGAAAAAAGGAACAACCCACCAACTGACGTTTCAAAAGCGCTCGATAACCGAGTTAAACGAACAAACCATGGCTGCTATAGCCGGCGGAACGCTGACACCATCGAGTACAACTTTGATCACGATGACCTTACAAACGATTACCGAAAAATTTGACAACAACTAA
- a CDS encoding class I lanthipeptide → MKTQNTNKLAFAKNDLVELNNSQMIDVKGGTSPLILTTLFTVTSTTTLLADQAVN, encoded by the coding sequence ATGAAAACACAAAACACGAACAAACTGGCCTTTGCCAAAAACGACCTGGTAGAATTAAACAACAGTCAGATGATTGATGTGAAAGGTGGAACCTCGCCTCTTATTTTAACAACACTGTTTACGGTTACTTCTACGACTACTTTATTGGCTGATCAAGCAGTAAATTAA
- a CDS encoding class I lanthipeptide — MKKADQNKLHFKKNDITELNQSTMRQIAGGGDTINEQTTLICGDCILVPGPIRNITKLQP, encoded by the coding sequence ATGAAAAAAGCAGACCAAAACAAGCTTCATTTTAAGAAAAATGATATTACAGAATTAAACCAATCCACAATGCGCCAGATTGCCGGCGGAGGAGACACCATCAACGAACAAACGACATTGATTTGTGGTGACTGTATTTTGGTTCCGGGACCGATTCGCAATATCACGAAACTACAGCCCTAA
- a CDS encoding class I lanthipeptide, which produces MKTQNTNKLAFTKSAVTELNDAHLMEINGGSTPTVTLAIVTIVVIEAMMAE; this is translated from the coding sequence ATGAAAACACAAAACACCAACAAACTCGCTTTTACCAAAAGCGCTGTTACCGAATTAAACGATGCACATTTAATGGAAATCAATGGAGGATCGACACCAACAGTAACATTAGCCATAGTAACCATAGTGGTTATTGAAGCCATGATGGCGGAATAA
- a CDS encoding class I lanthipeptide translates to MKTQNTTKLAFAKNAIVELNDDHLNNVNGGSLLLSAIVVAISVAAGYTVGKNLN, encoded by the coding sequence ATGAAAACACAAAACACAACCAAACTGGCCTTTGCCAAAAACGCCATCGTGGAATTAAACGATGATCATTTAAACAATGTAAATGGCGGATCTCTGTTACTTAGTGCAATTGTAGTGGCTATATCTGTAGCTGCAGGTTACACAGTTGGAAAAAACCTGAATTAA
- a CDS encoding class IIb bacteriocin, lactobin A/cerein 7B family has protein sequence MKTQTSNKLAFAKSSLVELNDNQLNDVNGGTTPVCVGVIIGLSIYVAIDKALD, from the coding sequence ATGAAAACGCAAACTTCCAACAAATTAGCTTTCGCTAAAAGTTCATTAGTAGAACTAAACGACAACCAATTAAACGATGTAAATGGTGGGACGACTCCGGTATGTGTAGGAGTAATCATCGGCCTTTCAATTTATGTCGCAATTGACAAAGCTTTAGACTAA
- a CDS encoding class I lanthipeptide codes for MKTTNTPTKLAFAKNSLVELNNNQLHDINGGSTPLCSGSAIFYTIVYTGTMNTVLAQE; via the coding sequence ATGAAAACAACAAACACACCAACAAAGCTTGCTTTTGCTAAAAATTCTTTAGTGGAATTAAATAACAATCAGTTACACGATATCAACGGCGGATCAACCCCGTTATGTTCCGGTTCGGCAATCTTTTATACGATTGTTTATACGGGAACGATGAATACCGTATTGGCTCAGGAATAG
- a CDS encoding class I lanthipeptide encodes MKTTKHNNRLDFAKNAIVELNDNQLQNVNGGSMDAIINYIGDKLKDMIKPQV; translated from the coding sequence ATGAAAACGACAAAACACAACAATCGTCTTGATTTTGCAAAAAATGCAATAGTAGAACTAAACGACAACCAGTTACAAAACGTAAACGGCGGTTCAATGGATGCGATCATCAACTATATAGGTGATAAGTTAAAAGACATGATAAAACCACAGGTATAA
- a CDS encoding class I lanthipeptide: protein MKQQTNNALMFRKNSLVELNEQKMNAIAGGTGSTTFIGTTSLVILTVGTENDMTLL from the coding sequence ATGAAACAGCAAACGAATAACGCACTGATGTTTCGTAAAAATTCACTGGTTGAATTAAACGAACAAAAAATGAATGCGATTGCCGGAGGAACCGGAAGTACAACCTTTATCGGGACAACGTCACTGGTGATTCTTACCGTGGGAACCGAAAATGACATGACATTATTATAA
- a CDS encoding class I lanthipeptide produces the protein MKKKTISKLEFHKTALVELNEPKMATIIGGTLTMAGGTSLVMITMYTAINKVVR, from the coding sequence ATGAAAAAGAAAACCATCAGTAAGCTGGAATTCCATAAAACAGCATTAGTTGAATTAAACGAACCGAAAATGGCGACCATTATCGGAGGTACATTAACTATGGCAGGAGGTACATCATTAGTAATGATAACGATGTATACGGCCATCAATAAAGTAGTGCGCTAA
- a CDS encoding class I lanthipeptide codes for MKTQNTNKLAFAKNSVVELNDDQLNTVNGGSITVTLIVTVSILAATYLEA; via the coding sequence ATGAAAACACAAAACACCAACAAATTGGCTTTTGCCAAAAATTCTGTAGTAGAATTAAATGACGATCAATTGAACACTGTAAATGGTGGTTCGATAACAGTAACCCTTATTGTAACGGTATCGATATTGGCAGCCACTTATCTGGAAGCATAA